From the Psychrobacillus sp. FSL K6-4046 genome, one window contains:
- a CDS encoding prephenate dehydrogenase, translating into MNKNILIIGLGLIGGSLALGLKRRDDLTIVGYDSNAKSLETAKKLGVIDEIASNMEEAAKHADIIIFATPVSITIELMKLLPDWELKNNVIITDTGSTKNEIMNAALNLKHHGITFIGGHPMAGSHKSGVGAARAYLFENAYYLLTPFVDEPIENVNRLKELLLVTKAKIIEISAHEHDHMTATVSHFPHLIAASLVHQLSAENKSYPFTRQLAAGGFRDITRIASSNPVMWRDITMQNREEISKQLQQWTEEMLRLKHLIDGADETEIEAYFAQAKQVRDELPVAQGALYTVYDLYVDIPDYAGVIAEVIGYLAKEHISITNLRIVETREDVFGILVISFQTMEDRAQAVRCIAAHTSFETYIA; encoded by the coding sequence ATGAATAAGAACATCCTGATAATAGGGCTTGGTCTTATTGGGGGCTCTCTTGCACTTGGGTTAAAGAGGAGAGACGATTTAACAATTGTAGGCTATGATTCTAATGCCAAATCTCTTGAAACCGCGAAAAAGCTAGGGGTTATAGATGAGATTGCTTCTAATATGGAGGAAGCTGCGAAGCATGCGGATATCATTATATTCGCTACTCCAGTAAGCATCACGATAGAGCTTATGAAACTCCTTCCAGACTGGGAACTAAAAAACAATGTGATTATAACCGACACAGGCAGCACCAAAAATGAAATAATGAATGCCGCTCTAAACTTGAAGCACCATGGAATCACTTTTATCGGAGGACACCCGATGGCTGGCTCCCACAAGAGTGGAGTAGGAGCGGCACGGGCCTACTTGTTTGAGAACGCTTATTATTTGTTAACTCCCTTTGTTGATGAACCAATAGAGAACGTTAATAGATTAAAAGAGTTATTACTAGTAACGAAGGCGAAGATAATCGAGATAAGTGCACATGAGCACGATCATATGACTGCTACTGTAAGTCACTTTCCTCATTTAATTGCAGCCTCTTTAGTTCATCAATTATCGGCAGAGAATAAGAGCTATCCTTTTACGAGACAGCTCGCAGCTGGAGGATTTCGCGATATCACAAGAATTGCCTCTTCCAATCCCGTCATGTGGCGAGATATAACGATGCAAAATCGTGAAGAAATCAGTAAGCAGCTTCAGCAATGGACCGAGGAAATGCTTCGTTTAAAGCATCTAATAGATGGGGCCGATGAAACAGAAATTGAAGCTTATTTTGCTCAGGCTAAACAAGTCCGAGACGAACTCCCAGTAGCGCAAGGTGCTTTATATACAGTGTATGACCTGTATGTGGATATCCCTGACTATGCGGGGGTTATCGCCGAAGTTATTGGTTATTTAGCGAAAGAGCATATAAGCATTACAAACTTGCGCATTGTCGAAACTAGAGAAGATGTGTTTGGTATTTTGGTTATTAGTTTTCAAACAATGGAGGACCGAGCACAGGCAGTTCGATGTATTGCTGCACATACATCATTTGAGACTTATATTGCGTAG
- the hisC gene encoding histidinol-phosphate transaminase: MKFKKQIAGLQAYQPGKTMDEVKKAFNLETVTKLASNENPYGASPKVKEFLTNASIDFALYPDGYASRLRTAVANHLNVSEKQLLFGNGSDENILIVSRAMLEPGLNTIMADLTFGQYKHNAIVEGAETRTVPLTVDGEHDLEQMLAAIDENTAIVWICNPNNPTGTLTPSDKIKAFVEQAPRDVLIVLDEAYTEYITDPNYEDSISLIENHPNVLVMRTFSKAYGLASFRVGYAVGSEEVISQLEPTREPFNNTVISQEAAILGLSDQQFIAECKKKNNDGKSQFEAYCNERNLHFYPSQTNFIMMEVKADSDEVFQGLMQRGYIVRSGNALGKPGYLRITIGTKEQNEGLLQKLDEVLTELGVV; this comes from the coding sequence ATGAAATTTAAAAAACAAATTGCTGGATTGCAAGCATACCAACCTGGAAAAACAATGGATGAAGTGAAGAAGGCATTTAATCTAGAAACAGTTACAAAGCTAGCCTCTAATGAAAATCCATATGGTGCTTCACCAAAAGTAAAGGAATTTCTCACAAATGCTTCTATAGATTTTGCTTTATACCCAGATGGATATGCTTCTAGACTTCGTACAGCAGTTGCTAATCATTTGAATGTTTCGGAGAAGCAGTTGTTATTTGGTAATGGCTCAGATGAGAATATTTTAATTGTTTCTAGAGCTATGCTTGAGCCTGGCTTAAATACTATTATGGCAGATTTAACTTTTGGTCAATACAAACACAATGCTATAGTTGAAGGCGCTGAAACTAGAACTGTTCCATTGACTGTGGATGGAGAACATGATTTAGAGCAGATGCTAGCAGCTATCGATGAAAATACAGCTATTGTATGGATTTGTAATCCGAATAATCCTACAGGGACATTAACTCCAAGTGATAAAATTAAGGCATTTGTGGAGCAAGCCCCAAGAGACGTGTTAATCGTCTTAGATGAGGCATACACCGAATATATTACGGACCCCAACTATGAAGATTCTATTTCGTTAATAGAAAATCATCCGAATGTCTTAGTAATGCGTACTTTCTCTAAAGCGTATGGGCTAGCTAGCTTCCGCGTTGGTTATGCTGTTGGATCCGAGGAAGTAATTAGCCAGTTAGAGCCGACAAGAGAGCCATTCAACAATACAGTTATATCACAGGAAGCAGCCATTCTTGGATTGAGCGATCAGCAATTTATTGCAGAATGTAAGAAGAAAAACAACGATGGAAAGTCTCAGTTTGAAGCATATTGTAATGAGCGTAATCTTCATTTTTATCCATCTCAAACAAACTTCATCATGATGGAAGTCAAAGCAGACAGCGACGAAGTTTTTCAAGGGCTCATGCAACGTGGATATATCGTTCGCAGTGGTAATGCTTTAGGTAAACCAGGATACCTGCGTATTACAATTGGGACGAAGGAACAAAACGAGGGGCTACTTCAAAAACTTGATGAAGTGTTGACTGAGTTAGGAGTAGTTTAA
- the aroH gene encoding chorismate mutase: MIRGIRGATTVNADSNEEVLQETSRLALEMAKANDIEPESIASVIISTTSDITSAFPARAVREISGWAYVPVMCTHEMNVPGALEKCIRLMIHVNTVKSQKEIQHIYLNKAVQLRPDLLKRS, from the coding sequence GTGATAAGAGGCATTAGAGGAGCAACAACAGTCAATGCAGATTCTAATGAAGAGGTTCTTCAGGAAACGTCCCGTCTTGCTTTAGAAATGGCGAAGGCAAACGATATTGAACCAGAGTCGATTGCTTCTGTCATTATAAGTACTACATCGGATATTACATCTGCATTTCCAGCAAGAGCAGTTCGAGAAATAAGTGGGTGGGCATACGTCCCTGTTATGTGTACGCACGAAATGAATGTTCCAGGTGCGCTTGAGAAATGTATACGGCTAATGATACACGTTAACACCGTTAAATCACAAAAGGAAATACAGCACATATATTTAAACAAGGCAGTTCAATTGAGACCAGATTTATTAAAAAGATCATAA
- the aroB gene encoding 3-dehydroquinate synthase, protein MIIPVKTNASNYEVHLGENILEDFSKRNKKTLENYDQLIMISDENVWNLHESYVRKNFTAPFNLFLVPSGESCKTFESYFNVQSFLLQNGASRNSAIFALGGGAVGDLTGFVAATFMRGIDFYQIPTTILAHDSSVGGKTAINHPLGKNMIGAFYQPQEVIYDVHFLKSLPLSEVKSGMAEVIKHSLISDSEWVEEFFQITSLSNLEKDQLLQWINKGIRVKAKIVEMDEKESNFRKYLNFGHTYGHAVEAAIGYGKISHGEAVMIGMIPALLLSEKYGQLPKGFAKRFYSLANRLEYNFEQILDCPFEQLAAYMQKDKKTINKQLHFALLETIGKPFIQVVPVDAVRLCDEELRQWIREGK, encoded by the coding sequence ATGATTATCCCAGTAAAAACGAATGCATCTAATTATGAGGTTCATTTAGGTGAGAACATTTTGGAGGATTTCTCTAAAAGAAACAAAAAGACACTCGAAAATTATGATCAGTTAATCATGATTAGTGATGAAAATGTATGGAATCTGCATGAAAGTTATGTAAGAAAAAACTTTACTGCGCCATTTAACCTGTTCCTTGTTCCATCTGGTGAGTCATGTAAAACATTTGAATCCTATTTTAATGTACAATCCTTTCTATTACAGAACGGTGCATCCCGAAATTCAGCTATATTTGCCTTAGGGGGAGGGGCTGTAGGCGATTTGACCGGATTTGTTGCGGCTACGTTTATGAGGGGAATAGACTTTTATCAAATACCAACTACTATTTTAGCTCATGATAGCTCGGTTGGTGGTAAAACCGCTATTAATCACCCTCTAGGAAAGAACATGATAGGGGCTTTCTATCAGCCACAGGAAGTTATTTATGATGTTCATTTTTTGAAATCTCTACCTCTTTCAGAAGTTAAATCGGGAATGGCTGAAGTGATTAAGCATTCCCTCATTAGCGACAGTGAGTGGGTTGAAGAATTTTTCCAAATCACTTCATTAAGCAATTTGGAAAAAGACCAATTATTACAGTGGATAAATAAAGGCATCCGTGTGAAAGCAAAAATTGTGGAAATGGATGAAAAAGAAAGCAACTTTCGCAAATATTTAAATTTTGGACATACATATGGTCACGCAGTTGAAGCTGCAATTGGGTATGGAAAGATCTCTCATGGAGAAGCTGTCATGATTGGCATGATTCCTGCTCTATTGCTTAGTGAGAAGTATGGGCAACTCCCTAAAGGCTTTGCTAAAAGGTTTTATTCATTAGCTAATAGGTTGGAATATAATTTTGAGCAGATTTTAGATTGTCCGTTTGAGCAATTGGCAGCCTACATGCAAAAAGATAAAAAAACTATAAATAAGCAATTGCATTTTGCATTGCTTGAAACTATAGGCAAGCCATTTATACAGGTAGTACCGGTAGATGCAGTAAGACTGTGTGATGAAGAATTACGACAATGGATTAGGGAGGGGAAATAA
- the aroC gene encoding chorismate synthase has translation MRYLTAGESHGPQLTAIIEGLPAQLDITSEKINKELKRRQGGHGRGRRMQIEKDTVAITAGVRHGKSLGSPVCLVVNNDDWKHWTHIMGIEPLDEDMNPDEIKRKITRPRPGHADLVGGMKYGHRDLRNVLERSSARETTVRVAVGAVAKQLLNELGISIVAHVTKIGGIEANLNLAEGMTIDDIREKVENDPVYCLDSEASLKMVEAIDQAKKAGDTIGGVVEVIITGMPAGVGSYVHYDRKLDGKLAMAMLSINAFKGVEVGLGFEMANLFGSQVHDQISWNEEDGYIRDTNRLGGIEGGMSTGMPIVIRGVMKPIPTLYKPLQSVDIDTKEPFKASIERSDSCAVPAASVVAENVIAWEIASAILDTFKADQMEVLKSDIQKHRAYTKGF, from the coding sequence ATGCGTTATTTAACAGCAGGTGAATCACATGGTCCACAGCTTACTGCAATCATTGAAGGGTTACCAGCACAATTAGATATCACAAGTGAAAAGATAAATAAAGAACTAAAAAGACGTCAAGGTGGACATGGTCGAGGAAGACGCATGCAAATAGAAAAAGACACAGTAGCAATTACAGCGGGAGTGCGACATGGTAAATCATTAGGATCTCCAGTTTGTCTAGTAGTAAATAATGATGATTGGAAACATTGGACTCATATTATGGGAATAGAGCCACTAGATGAGGACATGAATCCAGATGAAATAAAAAGAAAGATAACACGACCTCGTCCAGGACATGCCGATCTCGTTGGAGGTATGAAATATGGACATCGTGACCTACGAAACGTATTGGAGCGATCCTCTGCGAGGGAAACTACGGTCCGAGTGGCTGTGGGAGCTGTTGCAAAGCAACTATTAAACGAACTAGGCATTTCTATCGTTGCTCATGTAACGAAAATAGGTGGCATTGAAGCTAACCTGAATTTAGCTGAAGGTATGACAATAGATGATATACGTGAAAAAGTGGAGAACGACCCTGTCTACTGTTTAGATTCTGAAGCGTCATTGAAAATGGTAGAAGCTATTGACCAAGCTAAAAAAGCTGGTGACACGATAGGCGGAGTGGTAGAGGTCATCATTACGGGAATGCCTGCCGGTGTGGGAAGCTACGTTCACTATGACCGTAAGCTAGACGGAAAGCTTGCAATGGCAATGCTTAGCATCAATGCATTTAAGGGTGTTGAGGTTGGCTTAGGGTTTGAAATGGCTAACTTATTTGGCAGCCAAGTGCATGACCAAATTTCTTGGAATGAAGAAGATGGTTACATTCGAGATACGAATAGGCTCGGTGGTATCGAAGGTGGTATGTCTACTGGTATGCCGATTGTAATTAGAGGGGTTATGAAGCCTATCCCAACCTTATATAAACCTTTACAAAGTGTAGATATTGATACCAAAGAACCTTTTAAAGCTAGTATTGAACGTTCCGATAGCTGTGCAGTACCCGCAGCATCTGTTGTGGCAGAAAATGTTATTGCATGGGAGATAGCTTCTGCAATATTAGATACGTTTAAAGCAGATCAAATGGAAGTACTGAAATCAGATATTCAGAAACATAGAGCGTATACAAAGGGGTTTTAA
- a CDS encoding protein-glutamate O-methyltransferase CheR, which yields MQDYIKFVESIKKKTGIDLALYKEAQMKRRLTSLYEKKGYKNFVSFFEAIDTDRDLLNEFLDRMTINVSEFYRNSKRWEVLQQKIFPKLLADNKRLKIWSAACSTGEEPYTTAMVLSNHLPISQISILATDIDENAIQRAKVGIYPERSLAEVPLDMKNKYFEKQAPFYKIDDTIKRTVSFKKHNLLLDTYERNLDLIICRNVMIYFTEEAKDQIYQNFSKSLRPGGILFVGSTEQIFNPTKYDFVTEDTFFYRKM from the coding sequence TTGCAAGATTACATAAAGTTTGTAGAGTCTATTAAAAAGAAAACTGGCATCGATTTAGCTCTGTATAAAGAAGCTCAAATGAAACGACGCCTGACATCTTTATATGAAAAGAAGGGATATAAAAATTTTGTTTCTTTCTTTGAGGCGATTGACACGGACCGAGATCTTCTAAATGAATTCCTCGACCGAATGACAATCAATGTGTCTGAGTTTTATCGAAATAGCAAGAGGTGGGAAGTATTACAACAAAAAATTTTTCCAAAGCTACTAGCTGATAACAAGAGGCTTAAAATATGGAGTGCAGCATGTTCTACAGGTGAAGAACCATATACTACAGCAATGGTATTGTCTAATCATCTACCGATTAGCCAAATTTCTATTCTAGCAACGGATATTGACGAAAATGCTATTCAAAGAGCAAAGGTAGGAATCTATCCGGAACGATCGTTAGCAGAGGTTCCCTTAGATATGAAAAATAAATATTTTGAGAAGCAAGCGCCTTTTTATAAAATTGACGACACCATTAAAAGAACTGTTTCTTTTAAAAAGCATAATCTTTTATTGGATACATACGAGAGAAATCTCGATTTAATCATTTGCCGTAACGTAATGATTTATTTTACAGAAGAAGCTAAGGATCAGATTTATCAAAACTTTAGCAAGTCGCTACGTCCTGGCGGAATCCTTTTTGTTGGAAGCACAGAACAAATTTTTAATCCTACCAAGTACGATTTTGTAACAGAGGATACGTTTTTCTACCGGAAAATGTAG